The following is a genomic window from Bacteroidales bacterium.
CTACAAAAACAATCAAAAAGCAGACCACAATGGCAAAAAACGCCACCCCTTCAATCAAGGCTGCCGATACGATCATGTTGGAACGGATGTCACCCGCTGCCTCAGGCTGCCGGGCAATGGATTCCATTGCTGTGGCACCAATTTTCCCAATTCCGATAGCTGCGGCAACGGCAGCTATAGCTGCTCCAAAACCGGCTCCAAGCTCTGCCAGTC
Proteins encoded in this region:
- the atpE gene encoding ATP synthase F0 subunit C — its product is MSVLTVLLQTSIGLGLAELGAGFGAAIAAVAAAIGIGKIGATAMESIARQPEAAGDIRSNMIVSAALIEGVAFFAIVVCFLIVFV